A region of Micromonospora chokoriensis DNA encodes the following proteins:
- the ftsY gene encoding signal recognition particle-docking protein FtsY — protein MAEYLVLALVLLGVLIAGTVGLVVPRLRRRPEPPLPRTEVDTRAEEDLAGPPVEAPESDLSTGVLVEPPPVVEAPVEVPEPTAGRLVRLRSRLSRSQNVFGKGLLGLLARDHLDEDVWEEIEDSLITADVGVDATRDIVDRLRERTRVLGTRSASELRALLAAELVNALDPSMDRSLRTAPKDGVPAVVLVVGVNGAGKTTTCGKIARVLVADGRSVLLGAADTFRAAAADQLETWGSRVGAETVRGPEAADPASVAFDAVKRGIDTGVDTVLIDTAGRLQNKVGLMDELGKVKRVVEKQGPIDETLLILDATTGQNGLEQARVFTEVVNVTGVVLTKLDGTAKGGIVIAVQRKLGIPVKLVGLGEGKDDLAPFDPAQFVDALLGTEAAGRDA, from the coding sequence ATGGCCGAATATCTCGTCCTCGCTCTGGTCCTGCTCGGTGTGCTGATTGCCGGCACAGTCGGGCTGGTCGTCCCGCGACTGCGGCGGCGACCCGAGCCCCCGTTGCCGCGCACGGAGGTCGACACCAGGGCAGAGGAGGATCTCGCCGGCCCGCCGGTCGAGGCACCGGAGTCCGATCTGTCCACCGGCGTCCTGGTCGAGCCGCCGCCGGTCGTCGAGGCGCCCGTCGAGGTGCCCGAGCCGACCGCCGGGCGGCTGGTCCGGCTCCGCTCGCGGCTGTCCCGCTCGCAGAACGTCTTCGGCAAGGGCCTGCTCGGCCTGCTCGCCCGCGACCACCTCGACGAGGACGTCTGGGAGGAGATCGAGGACAGCCTGATCACCGCCGACGTCGGCGTCGACGCCACCCGCGACATCGTCGACCGCCTCCGGGAGCGCACCCGGGTGCTCGGCACCCGCTCGGCCTCAGAGCTGCGGGCACTGCTCGCCGCCGAGTTGGTCAACGCCCTCGACCCGAGCATGGACCGGTCGTTGCGGACCGCACCGAAGGACGGTGTGCCAGCTGTGGTCCTGGTCGTCGGCGTCAACGGCGCCGGCAAGACCACCACCTGCGGCAAGATCGCCCGGGTGCTCGTCGCCGACGGCCGCAGCGTGCTGCTCGGCGCCGCGGACACCTTCCGGGCCGCCGCCGCCGACCAGCTGGAGACCTGGGGCTCGCGCGTCGGAGCGGAGACCGTCCGGGGGCCCGAGGCCGCCGACCCGGCCAGTGTCGCCTTCGACGCGGTCAAGCGCGGCATCGACACCGGCGTGGACACCGTGCTCATCGACACCGCCGGCCGGCTGCAGAACAAGGTCGGCCTGATGGACGAGCTGGGCAAGGTCAAGCGTGTGGTGGAGAAGCAGGGCCCCATCGACGAGACACTGCTCATCCTGGACGCCACCACCGGTCAGAACGGCCTGGAGCAGGCCCGGGTCTTCACCGAGGTGGTCAACGTGACAGGTGTGGTGCTGACCAAGCTCGACGGCACCGCGAAGGGCGGCATCGTGATCGCGGTGCAGCGCAAACTCGGCATCCCCGTGAAGCTGGTCGGCCTCGGTGAGGGCAAGGACGATCTGGCCCCGTTCGACCCGGCGCAGTTCGTGGACGCGTTGCTGGGGAC
- a CDS encoding alkaline phosphatase D family protein gives MPAAHLLIGPLLRRVVDTRATIWVETAAPAVVTVRTADGATGTAHTFSAYDHHYALVVVQGLTPDSETTYEVLVDDELVWPVSSSGFPPSVIRTRAADDRDQPVSLIFGSCRETTQHATTRKLPPDALDAYARRRMADPESNPLPDLLVLLGDQVYADVTSPTVRRLLRRRRRRPKGAPADQVVSFDEYTKLYLESWRDPEIRWLLSTVPSVMIFDDHEIIDDWNTSAAWRADVREQPWWQERIGSGLASYWVYQHLGNLSPDEITADPVFAKVIAAEDATGVLREFGHRVDQESDVAHDTERWRAVQYQWSYALDLGRTRLVMLDNRCSRVLDPGSRAMLPPGEWSWFLDQAHGVYDHLVVGASLPWLLPQGIHHIEAWNEKLAESRRPWVARGAEKLRRALDLEHWAAFRRSFEGLAETFARIGTGTPRESGARIGAGPAYAPPASISVLSGDVHHSYVARARFGDPAVVTPVHQLTCSPIHNQVPAGIRPLMKMGWSAGPAGATRALARSAGVRRPSVRWRKLAGPYFGNAVATLTHRGRGADVVIEGTTRDGHLRTVMRRRLSAAASPTSP, from the coding sequence ATGCCCGCCGCACACCTCCTCATCGGCCCACTCCTGCGGCGAGTGGTGGACACCCGGGCGACCATCTGGGTGGAGACCGCCGCGCCCGCCGTGGTCACCGTCCGCACCGCGGACGGCGCCACCGGCACCGCGCACACCTTCTCGGCGTACGACCACCACTACGCGCTCGTGGTGGTGCAGGGGCTCACCCCGGACAGCGAGACCACCTACGAGGTGCTGGTCGACGACGAGCTGGTCTGGCCGGTGTCGAGCAGCGGCTTCCCGCCGAGCGTGATCCGCACCCGGGCCGCCGACGACCGGGACCAGCCGGTCAGCCTGATCTTCGGCTCGTGCCGGGAGACCACCCAGCACGCCACGACCCGCAAGCTGCCGCCGGACGCGCTGGACGCGTACGCCCGCAGGCGGATGGCCGACCCGGAGTCGAACCCGCTGCCGGACCTGCTGGTGCTGCTCGGCGACCAGGTCTACGCCGACGTCACCTCGCCCACGGTGCGCCGGTTGCTGCGTCGGCGGCGTCGGCGTCCGAAGGGCGCCCCGGCCGACCAGGTGGTGAGCTTCGACGAGTACACCAAGCTCTACCTGGAGTCCTGGCGTGATCCGGAGATCCGTTGGCTGCTCTCCACGGTGCCGAGCGTGATGATCTTCGACGATCACGAGATCATCGACGACTGGAACACCTCGGCGGCCTGGCGGGCGGACGTCCGCGAGCAGCCGTGGTGGCAGGAGCGGATCGGCAGCGGGCTGGCCTCGTACTGGGTCTACCAGCACCTGGGCAATCTCTCCCCCGACGAGATCACCGCCGACCCGGTCTTCGCGAAGGTGATCGCCGCCGAGGACGCCACCGGCGTGCTGCGCGAGTTCGGGCACCGGGTCGACCAGGAGTCGGACGTGGCGCACGACACGGAGCGCTGGCGCGCGGTGCAGTACCAGTGGAGTTACGCACTGGACCTGGGGCGTACCCGCCTGGTCATGCTCGACAACCGGTGCAGTCGGGTGCTCGACCCGGGCAGCCGGGCGATGCTGCCACCGGGCGAGTGGTCCTGGTTCCTGGACCAGGCGCACGGGGTCTACGACCACCTGGTGGTCGGCGCCTCGCTGCCCTGGCTGCTGCCGCAGGGCATCCACCACATCGAGGCGTGGAACGAGAAGCTGGCGGAGTCGCGTCGCCCGTGGGTGGCGCGCGGGGCGGAGAAGCTGCGTCGCGCACTGGACCTGGAGCACTGGGCGGCCTTCCGGCGTTCCTTCGAAGGGCTCGCGGAGACCTTCGCCCGGATCGGCACCGGCACTCCGAGGGAGTCCGGCGCGCGGATCGGCGCCGGTCCGGCGTACGCCCCACCGGCGTCGATCAGTGTGCTCTCCGGGGACGTGCACCACTCGTACGTGGCCCGGGCCCGGTTCGGCGACCCGGCGGTGGTCACACCCGTGCACCAGCTCACCTGTTCACCGATCCACAACCAGGTGCCGGCCGGTATCCGTCCGCTGATGAAGATGGGGTGGTCGGCCGGTCCGGCCGGTGCCACCCGGGCGCTGGCGCGTTCCGCCGGTGTGCGCCGACCGAGCGTGCGGTGGCGCAAGCTGGCGGGGCCGTACTTCGGCAACGCGGTCGCGACCCTGACGCATCGGGGGCGCGGGGCGGACGTGGTCATCGAGGGCACCACGAGGGACGGGCACCTCCGCACCGTGATGCGGCGTCGACTGTCGGCCGCCGCATCACCGACCTCGCCGTAG
- a CDS encoding MarR family winged helix-turn-helix transcriptional regulator translates to MDEHLPEPIRAVEHELTALLRRGRAVSWEIAREVHPNLEPNTYGLLLWLRRSGSIRLTELAARLGVGKGTLSRQINALEVLGLVYRDPDPSDRRAAQISLTEEGQHRFDVARAARLGEFVRALDGWPERDIEELARLLGRLNDSWS, encoded by the coding sequence GTGGACGAGCACCTGCCGGAACCGATCAGGGCGGTCGAGCACGAGTTGACCGCCCTCCTGCGTCGTGGGCGGGCGGTCTCCTGGGAGATCGCCCGCGAGGTGCACCCGAACCTGGAGCCGAACACCTACGGGCTGCTGCTCTGGCTGCGGCGCAGCGGGTCGATCCGGTTGACCGAGTTGGCGGCGCGGCTCGGTGTGGGCAAGGGGACGTTGAGCCGACAGATCAACGCCCTGGAGGTCCTCGGCCTGGTCTACCGCGATCCGGATCCGAGTGATCGGCGGGCCGCGCAGATCAGCCTGACCGAGGAGGGGCAGCACCGGTTCGACGTGGCCAGGGCCGCCCGGCTGGGCGAGTTCGTGCGCGCGCTGGACGGCTGGCCGGAGCGGGACATCGAGGAACTCGCCCGGCTGCTCGGCCGGCTCAACGACTCCTGGTCCTGA
- a CDS encoding MDR family MFS transporter — MSQATATAPTRATAVDMTHRQILEALSGLLLGLFVAILSSTVISNALPRIITELHGGQSAYTWVVTSALLATTATTPIWGKLADLTSKKTLVQLALGIYVLGSVLAGLAQGTGELIACRVLQGIGAGGLTALAQVIMATMIAPRERGRYSGYLGAVMAVGTIGGPLIGGVIVDTAWLGWRWCFYVGVPFAIVALIVLQKTLKLPVVKRKAQIDWWGATLITAAVSLLLIWVSLAGDQFAWASWQTAAMVLGALVLGALAIRVETRAAEPMIPPRLFRNRTITLAVVASIAVGVGMFGASIFLGQYFQISRGQSPTMSGLMTLPMILGLLVASTVIGRVITKTGRWKRYLVIGSALLTIGFALMGTLRADTNFMVLSVYMAVVGVGLGMTMQNLVLAVQNTVGPHELGAASSVVAFFRSLGGAIGVSALGAVLAHRVKDYTAEGLAQLGIPASSSGGALPDVHTLPGPLRAVVESAYGHGAGDIFLTAAPFALIALIAVAFIKEVPLRQHNGDPVSAEVERESTVAAGAGAAVVRTGEQR; from the coding sequence ATGAGCCAGGCGACCGCGACCGCGCCCACCAGGGCGACCGCCGTCGACATGACCCACCGGCAGATCCTGGAGGCACTCTCCGGCCTGCTGCTGGGCCTGTTCGTCGCAATTCTCTCTTCCACGGTCATCTCGAACGCGCTGCCGCGGATCATCACGGAACTGCACGGCGGCCAGTCCGCGTACACCTGGGTGGTCACCTCAGCCCTGCTCGCGACCACCGCAACCACCCCAATCTGGGGCAAACTCGCCGACCTGACCAGCAAGAAGACACTCGTCCAGCTCGCCCTGGGCATCTACGTGCTGGGCTCGGTCCTGGCCGGCCTCGCCCAGGGCACCGGCGAGCTGATCGCCTGCCGCGTGCTCCAGGGCATCGGCGCCGGCGGCCTCACCGCACTGGCCCAGGTGATCATGGCCACGATGATCGCGCCACGCGAGCGGGGCCGCTACAGCGGCTACCTCGGGGCCGTGATGGCCGTCGGCACCATCGGCGGCCCGCTGATCGGCGGCGTGATCGTGGACACCGCCTGGCTCGGCTGGCGCTGGTGCTTCTACGTCGGCGTGCCGTTCGCCATCGTGGCGCTGATCGTGCTGCAGAAGACCCTGAAGCTGCCCGTGGTCAAGCGGAAGGCCCAGATCGACTGGTGGGGCGCCACCCTGATCACCGCGGCCGTGTCGCTGCTGCTGATCTGGGTCTCGCTCGCCGGTGACCAGTTCGCCTGGGCGTCCTGGCAGACCGCCGCGATGGTCCTCGGCGCGCTGGTCCTCGGCGCCCTGGCGATCCGGGTCGAGACCCGCGCCGCCGAGCCGATGATCCCGCCGCGTCTGTTCCGCAACCGCACCATCACCCTCGCCGTCGTCGCCAGCATCGCGGTCGGCGTGGGGATGTTCGGCGCGTCGATCTTCCTGGGCCAGTACTTCCAGATCAGCCGCGGTCAGAGCCCGACCATGTCCGGCCTGATGACCCTGCCGATGATCCTCGGCCTGCTGGTCGCCTCCACCGTGATCGGACGGGTCATCACGAAGACCGGCCGGTGGAAGCGGTACCTGGTGATCGGGTCGGCCCTGCTCACCATCGGCTTCGCGCTGATGGGCACGCTCCGCGCGGACACCAACTTCATGGTGCTCAGCGTCTACATGGCGGTGGTCGGCGTCGGCCTGGGCATGACCATGCAGAACCTGGTCCTCGCCGTGCAGAACACCGTCGGCCCGCACGAGCTCGGCGCGGCCAGCTCGGTGGTGGCCTTCTTCCGCAGCCTCGGTGGCGCGATCGGTGTGTCCGCCCTCGGCGCGGTCCTCGCCCACCGGGTCAAGGACTACACCGCCGAAGGGCTGGCCCAGCTCGGCATCCCGGCGTCCAGCTCCGGCGGCGCCCTGCCCGACGTGCACACCCTGCCCGGCCCGCTGCGGGCCGTGGTGGAGAGCGCGTACGGCCACGGTGCCGGTGACATCTTCCTGACCGCCGCGCCCTTCGCGCTGATCGCGTTGATCGCTGTGGCCTTCATCAAGGAGGTTCCGCTGCGGCAGCACAACGGCGACCCGGTTTCGGCGGAGGTCGAGCGGGAATCGACAGTGGCTGCCGGTGCCGGCGCGGCCGTGGTCCGTACCGGTGAGCAGAGGTGA
- a CDS encoding universal stress protein, producing the protein MGVGAPDREEYGPRTRPLPFERGTDGPRVIMVGVDGTRTSERAGSYAAGLARRQGASLVVVFVSSASGLTALVPGMDAGAVQRTRDELADELRRECRRGAEQWGIPVTLVVRRGDAYGELRAAADEFQADMVVVGASEQAGHRLVGSVATRLVRAGRWPVVVVP; encoded by the coding sequence ATGGGCGTGGGAGCACCGGACCGCGAGGAATACGGCCCCCGGACCCGACCGCTGCCCTTCGAACGGGGCACGGACGGCCCTCGGGTGATCATGGTGGGCGTCGACGGCACCCGCACCTCCGAGCGGGCCGGCTCCTACGCCGCAGGCCTGGCCCGTCGACAGGGCGCCTCCCTGGTCGTGGTCTTCGTCAGCTCGGCGAGCGGCCTGACCGCCCTGGTGCCCGGGATGGACGCCGGGGCGGTCCAGCGCACCCGCGACGAGTTGGCCGACGAGCTGCGCCGGGAGTGCCGGCGCGGGGCCGAACAGTGGGGCATTCCGGTGACCCTGGTGGTGCGGCGCGGCGACGCGTACGGCGAGCTGCGCGCGGCGGCCGACGAGTTCCAGGCCGACATGGTGGTGGTCGGCGCGTCCGAGCAGGCCGGGCACCGGCTGGTCGGCTCGGTCGCCACCCGCCTGGTGCGGGCCGGTCGCTGGCCCGTCGTCGTGGTGCCCTGA
- a CDS encoding DinB family protein, whose translation MTWTAPEITRTPEPYVGDERTMLEGWLDYHRQTLLLKCSGLTEEQLRTPSVQPSGLTLLGLVRHLAEVEAWWFRENFAGQPVDYPYFTPETPDADHDVTDADAEADFAVFHREVALAREAAAGHSLDETFTEVGGKKRTFNLRWVYVHMIEEYARHNGHADLIRERIDGVTGE comes from the coding sequence ATGACGTGGACCGCACCGGAGATCACCCGGACCCCCGAACCGTACGTCGGCGACGAGCGCACCATGCTCGAGGGCTGGCTCGACTACCACCGACAGACCCTGCTGCTCAAGTGCTCCGGGTTGACCGAGGAGCAGCTGCGGACGCCGAGCGTGCAACCCTCCGGGCTGACCCTGCTCGGCCTGGTCCGACACCTGGCCGAGGTGGAGGCCTGGTGGTTCCGGGAGAACTTCGCCGGCCAGCCTGTCGACTACCCGTACTTCACACCGGAGACGCCGGACGCCGACCACGACGTCACCGACGCCGACGCCGAGGCGGACTTCGCCGTCTTCCACCGGGAGGTGGCACTGGCCCGCGAGGCCGCCGCCGGTCACTCGCTCGACGAGACGTTCACCGAGGTCGGCGGTAAGAAGCGCACCTTCAACCTGCGCTGGGTGTACGTGCACATGATCGAGGAGTACGCCCGGCACAACGGCCACGCCGACCTGATCCGGGAACGCATCGACGGCGTCACCGGCGAGTGA
- a CDS encoding HAD family hydrolase, with product MARERATALLLDLDGVLRRFDPAVAAGVEREYGLADGVLLEIAMQWGRLRPVLTGQVSHAQWVDSVADALAEPAGGPDRARAAVEQWQRYRGEVDTEVLDFVREVRAAGITVGLGTNATDLLDADLAALGLVGEFDVVVNSSTLGVHKPAPEYFQGACVALATAPARVLFVDDEDWAVRGARAAGLSAHRWGGHADLRYLRAALDY from the coding sequence GTGGCTCGGGAACGCGCGACGGCGCTCCTGCTGGATCTGGACGGCGTCCTGCGCCGGTTCGACCCGGCGGTGGCCGCCGGAGTGGAGCGGGAGTACGGCCTCGCGGACGGGGTTCTCCTCGAGATCGCCATGCAGTGGGGCCGGCTCCGGCCGGTGCTCACCGGCCAGGTCAGTCACGCCCAGTGGGTGGACAGCGTGGCCGACGCGCTGGCCGAGCCGGCCGGCGGCCCGGACCGGGCCCGGGCGGCGGTGGAGCAGTGGCAGCGCTACCGGGGCGAGGTGGACACCGAGGTGCTCGACTTCGTCCGCGAGGTGCGCGCCGCCGGCATCACTGTCGGCCTCGGCACCAACGCCACCGACCTGCTCGACGCCGACCTGGCCGCCCTCGGCCTGGTCGGCGAGTTCGACGTGGTGGTCAACTCGTCGACGCTCGGTGTGCACAAGCCCGCCCCGGAGTACTTCCAGGGCGCCTGCGTGGCGCTGGCCACGGCGCCGGCCCGCGTCCTCTTCGTCGACGACGAGGACTGGGCCGTCCGGGGCGCCCGCGCCGCCGGGCTGTCGGCGCACCGCTGGGGCGGTCACGCCGACCTCCGTTACCTGCGGGCGGCCCTGGACTACTGA